From the Lactuca sativa cultivar Salinas chromosome 9, Lsat_Salinas_v11, whole genome shotgun sequence genome, the window ATCTAAACCCACATACAAAAACAACACTGATCCATAAGCATTACCATTTTTTACCATTAAACATGCTCGTTAATCCAATTTAACATAAACAATTATTATAAAAACTCGATTTATTTTCAAGTTTTCCCTTGTTGGATTTGCTTGAGTAGAGTAGCAGCCAACTCTAAAGTCGCCTGTAACCGTTTCTGTGGATCCGCCTCCTCCGTTTCCTCCTGTCCATTTCCTGGACCTTGACTACCactactttgactttgactttgaccttgaccatgaCCCATGTTTCCCACTTGcacttgatgttgttgttgttgttgatgatgttgatgatgatacCCACTCATcatctgctgctgctgctgacTAGGATTAGGAGGATGATATTGATGTTGATGCTGATGATGCTGACTGGGACTAGGCGAAGGAAGCTGACGTGGCGTCAtcctattattgttattattataaccattattattattattactactatTATTATCTAAACCCATCATCACATTCACATTACTACTCGGCTGCCTAAACTCTTCTCCCGCTGTCATTGATTGCCTTGCGTTCCCAAGAAACGATGCCAGCTGTGCAAGCTGATCTGGCTGAATGCCGATGCCACCTGTCGCTGCCACTACAGTTTTAGGCTCCTGATAAGTAGGACTTCCAGGTCTATAATTATTACTCAAATTTGTCGGCTCCTGATTATTTGGAATCATAAAATCACCACTTCTTGATTGTCTATGAAGCAGATGATCCTGTGTCTGTGTATTGTTGTCAACATGAAACGGTGGTACAGACATAGTACCAGGTCTAGGTTTCCCAAGGTTTTGGAGTTGATAGCTTCCGGAAGGTGATGCTGCAGTGAACGACATTCTAGAAGCTTCTCCATGGGACAGCATATGATACGGGTCGGGTCTTTCGGGTTGGCGGTGatgtggcggtggtggtggtgggaggGTGTCGGCGGTGGCGGGTGGTTGTTCTAGTCTGAGAATGACGCCGGAGATGCTGAGTTTTCCGGGGACTTTTAGAATTTTTTCTGAGAAATCGGAAGGGGGGACAAGAAATAAGGTTGTTTTGTCGTCCAGCTTGGCGACTGCTGCACGCTGTTTCTCGCCTAAATAGTTCATGAATTCGTTGTAAAACGCCATGTCAGCATCACTTTCGGGCACAAAGAATACAACCCATGAACTTGCTGCTTGATAGTAATGTTTGGACAGCATGTCTAGACTAGTCCTGGCTGTGCAATCCAAGAATTCAGGCCTGCATTTCCatgtaaataatttatttatttttccaatTTTATCTGTCACTCATTTATATTGTATATTGTATTTGTGTGTGTAAGATATTCATTCtcaagggcattttcgtcttttcctTACAGTCTGTCATATGTCATGTCATGTTTATGTTTCAGCTTTTTGGATGGGACAAAAAGTTGCAATTTTTGGTCCCACTGACATTAGTTTTAGTCGTAGTCCAATATAGATCAAATGCAGTCAGTCATTTGAAACTTACATAATCATGTCAAGTACTTTTCCAACAGGAAAGCAACGAGCGCGACAAATTGATGTTCCTCCTTTTGCTATTATtccttcccatttccattccccaCTTGCTGGAATGTGTGGTTCTGGAGTTGGTCTTTTCCATTCAACGGCATTTTGAGAAACCGGCCCACCATGGAAACCATCATAACCTGCATTGAGGTTATTTCGG encodes:
- the LOC111889761 gene encoding flowering time control protein FPA; amino-acid sequence: MSSRGGRERQWKEYPLRPEEKIHHGRNTVPPSRHLWVGNLSHTLTERALSNHFRQFGELESVAFSPGRSYAFINFIEASAAFAAFGALQGFILAGNALRIEFAKAEKSSAQLHEEDDYIRRRDSPRSSVRESPFPHRDSRIRHSNSDPNNENQKPISSGSRADGEPNEVLWIGFPQSLKLDEHSFWDAFSPFGEIEKISSYPGRTYAFVRYKHVNSAIRAKDNLQGKLFGNPRVHITFARSESRAPPSNTGKNSIPDPPSPRYGRQHDRYHDERKRRSPLPGRNHGFRDTGHDGYGRRSPSRDRNVNFHDFHTPRRGPVYDDEWDLPEDALIFHGAKKLKGGPIPIPIPIPSEPELPEYPFSDSEHGKNVLSRPPGFDNNNLGHFGYHKQMIHDPPMNVAQPYGERGNIQNTQNIQNTRNNLNAGYDGFHGGPVSQNAVEWKRPTPEPHIPASGEWKWEGIIAKGGTSICRARCFPVGKVLDMIMPEFLDCTARTSLDMLSKHYYQAASSWVVFFVPESDADMAFYNEFMNYLGEKQRAAVAKLDDKTTLFLVPPSDFSEKILKVPGKLSISGVILRLEQPPATADTLPPPPPPHHRQPERPDPYHMLSHGEASRMSFTAASPSGSYQLQNLGKPRPGTMSVPPFHVDNNTQTQDHLLHRQSRSGDFMIPNNQEPTNLSNNYRPGSPTYQEPKTVVAATGGIGIQPDQLAQLASFLGNARQSMTAGEEFRQPSSNVNVMMGLDNNSSNNNNNGYNNNNNRMTPRQLPSPSPSQHHQHQHQYHPPNPSQQQQQMMSGYHHQHHQQQQQHQVQVGNMGHGQGQSQSQSSGSQGPGNGQEETEEADPQKRLQATLELAATLLKQIQQGKT